One Spiroplasma endosymbiont of Dioctria linearis DNA segment encodes these proteins:
- a CDS encoding serine/threonine-protein kinase: protein MSKYEPGSLINERYEVISQLGKGGMASVFKAYDIITRNIVAVKVVAPEIVVKPVGQERFDIEKEAFAKLGSNAHVVKLFDIIQNGDEWFIILECVEGGTLKDKFQDFGSMTLKEIKYYFSRICDALSEAHKLGIIHRDIKPDNVLLTQAGDVKLGDFGISVMEGKSSEINKAIGTPKYMPPEIIAAQGPSPKSDIYSLGIMLYEIATGVAPFTAKEAPKIAAKHLKETPTSPKLINPSIPQSLENLILKMIEKEPENRFNNIDEVKNELLKIKRSDNPKPYIYHKKVTLVMNDGKRKLQVGNTLDKLPSIAKTKFTAIFLIVIISLIVLFVLLMVL from the coding sequence ATGAGTAAATATGAACCAGGATCATTAATAAATGAAAGATATGAAGTTATTAGTCAACTAGGAAAAGGTGGAATGGCTTCTGTATTTAAAGCATATGATATTATTACAAGAAATATAGTCGCAGTTAAAGTTGTAGCTCCAGAAATTGTTGTTAAACCTGTAGGACAAGAAAGATTTGATATTGAAAAAGAAGCTTTTGCAAAGTTGGGATCTAATGCACATGTTGTTAAACTTTTTGATATTATACAAAATGGTGATGAGTGATTCATTATTTTGGAATGTGTTGAAGGTGGAACTCTAAAAGATAAGTTTCAAGATTTTGGTTCAATGACCCTTAAAGAGATAAAATATTATTTCTCAAGAATTTGTGATGCTCTATCAGAAGCTCATAAATTAGGGATAATACATAGAGATATTAAGCCAGATAATGTTTTATTAACTCAAGCAGGAGATGTAAAATTAGGCGACTTTGGAATTTCTGTTATGGAAGGTAAATCATCAGAAATTAATAAGGCTATTGGAACTCCAAAGTATATGCCTCCAGAAATAATTGCAGCACAAGGACCATCTCCAAAAAGTGATATTTATTCACTTGGTATTATGTTATATGAGATAGCTACAGGAGTAGCACCATTTACTGCAAAAGAAGCTCCCAAAATTGCAGCAAAACACTTAAAAGAAACTCCAACAAGTCCAAAATTAATTAATCCTTCAATTCCGCAAAGTCTTGAAAATCTAATTTTAAAAATGATAGAAAAAGAGCCCGAAAATAGATTTAATAATATTGATGAAGTAAAAAATGAATTATTAAAAATAAAAAGATCAGATAATCCTAAGCCATATATTTATCATAAAAAAGTAACTTTAGTTATGAATGATGGTAAAAGAAAACTTCAAGTAGGAAATACTTTGGATAAACTACCAAGTATTGCCAAGACAAAATTTACAGCAATATTTTTAATAGTCATAATTTCACTTATTGTTTTATTTGTTTTGCTAATGGTACTATAA
- the rsgA gene encoding ribosome small subunit-dependent GTPase A has translation MNKGIILKILSEYAYVLFENELYECKATGKIRHSNQKPTTGDYVNFEFTDKQNFKGSLTEILKRKNELYRPRIANIDQVVIITSLREPILNTYTLNKYLFFLETLNLKPVLAFTKADLTNLGDEEIQKAKMYETIGYEVYLINNMINTDKNWNNFLKCLENKTSVFTGQTGAGKSTTLNHIIPNTFEKTQEISKALNRGKHTTTKNELFIYKNSLIGDTPGFSSFEYKEVSKEDIALSINFFKEQNCKFNNCLHMNNTPGCKVLEAVKIQKFPEFIYNDYVKIQLEIENQRRKY, from the coding sequence ATGAATAAAGGAATTATTTTAAAAATATTAAGTGAATATGCATATGTATTATTTGAAAATGAATTATACGAATGTAAAGCAACAGGAAAAATAAGACATAGCAATCAAAAACCAACAACAGGAGATTATGTAAATTTTGAATTTACTGATAAACAAAATTTTAAAGGATCATTAACTGAAATTTTAAAGAGGAAAAATGAACTTTACAGACCTAGAATAGCAAATATAGATCAAGTAGTCATTATAACTTCTTTAAGAGAGCCAATTTTAAATACTTATACTCTTAATAAATATTTGTTTTTTCTTGAAACTCTTAATTTAAAACCAGTCTTAGCTTTTACAAAAGCGGATTTAACAAATCTTGGAGATGAGGAAATTCAAAAGGCTAAGATGTATGAAACTATTGGTTATGAAGTCTATTTAATAAATAATATGATTAATACTGATAAAAATTGAAATAATTTCTTAAAGTGTTTGGAGAATAAAACTTCTGTTTTTACAGGTCAAACTGGAGCTGGGAAGTCAACAACTTTAAATCATATCATTCCAAATACTTTTGAAAAAACACAAGAAATTTCAAAAGCTTTAAATAGAGGTAAGCATACAACAACAAAAAATGAGTTATTCATTTATAAAAACTCATTAATTGGTGATACACCAGGATTCTCTTCCTTTGAGTATAAGGAAGTGAGTAAAGAAGACATTGCTTTAAGCATTAATTTTTTTAAAGAGCAAAACTGTAAATTTAATAATTGCTTGCATATGAACAACACACCAGGTTGTAAAGTCCTTGAGGCAGTTAAAATTCAAAAATTCCCAGAATTTATATATAATGATTATGTAAAAATTCAGCTGGAAATTGAAAATCAAAGGAGAAAATATTAA